One window of the Methanomicrobia archaeon genome contains the following:
- a CDS encoding DUF554 domain-containing protein, giving the protein MLGTYVNVVAVIIGSIIGVLLHQRFPENLKKIGFQAIGLCVLFLGISMALKTENFLILILSMLIGALIGEALHLDRHIDRFGAFLKAHIGSTNEQFSEGLVTAFLIYCTGAMTVIGAIEDGLNSDPSILFAKSLMDGCASIALASTFGIGVLFSAIPLFIFQGGITLLAASSKAFFTETLITELSAVGGVILMGLSIQLLDLKEIKVVNLLPALIVVIVLVRLFV; this is encoded by the coding sequence ATGTTGGGCACCTACGTGAACGTCGTTGCCGTGATTATCGGGAGCATCATAGGCGTGCTCCTGCACCAGCGATTCCCTGAGAACCTCAAGAAGATAGGCTTCCAGGCGATCGGGCTCTGTGTCTTGTTCCTCGGCATCAGCATGGCGTTGAAGACCGAGAATTTCCTCATTCTTATCCTCAGCATGCTCATCGGCGCACTCATTGGTGAAGCACTGCATCTTGACCGGCATATCGATCGATTCGGTGCATTTTTAAAGGCACACATCGGCTCAACCAACGAGCAGTTCTCCGAAGGGCTGGTTACTGCCTTCCTCATTTACTGTACGGGCGCCATGACCGTTATCGGCGCGATTGAAGACGGACTCAATAGCGATCCGTCGATCTTATTCGCGAAATCGTTGATGGATGGCTGCGCGTCCATCGCACTCGCATCCACCTTTGGGATCGGTGTACTCTTCTCAGCCATCCCGTTATTTATCTTCCAAGGCGGCATTACGCTTCTCGCAGCCTCCTCAAAGGCGTTTTTTACCGAAACGCTCATCACCGAGCTGAGCGCCGTTGGCGGCGTCATACTAATGGGCCTGAGCATCCAGCTGCTGGATCTGAAAGAGATAAAGGTGGTTAATTTGTTGCCGGCGCTCATCGTCGTGATCGTTCTTGTTCGTTTATTCGTGTAG
- a CDS encoding isoprenylcysteine carboxylmethyltransferase family protein: MYRYILSVGICAVIWLVNGRWIIQAVRERVTSESYMHFGLGIFFTLLTLELMLGNAGAWMRFDNWWLEIFGCLLFIPSGILVFGAMRELKRKGKSETGDFTATSALIDTGMYGVIREPMTLGMAIWSIALIILFQSLVSLVLGAVSFLCFWMSARTEDEYNIRKFGDAYKEYSRRVPLWNVFKGLRNA, encoded by the coding sequence ATGTATCGGTATATACTCTCTGTCGGTATTTGCGCGGTCATCTGGCTTGTTAACGGCAGGTGGATCATCCAAGCAGTTCGAGAACGGGTAACCAGCGAGAGTTATATGCATTTTGGTTTGGGTATCTTTTTCACGTTGTTAACGCTCGAACTAATGCTTGGTAATGCGGGCGCGTGGATGCGCTTCGACAATTGGTGGTTGGAAATCTTCGGGTGCCTTTTGTTTATCCCGTCGGGTATTCTCGTCTTCGGCGCGATGCGCGAACTGAAGCGCAAAGGCAAATCGGAAACAGGAGACTTTACCGCTACGTCTGCGTTAATCGATACGGGCATGTACGGCGTTATCCGTGAACCCATGACGTTAGGCATGGCAATCTGGTCGATTGCACTCATAATCCTTTTCCAGTCGCTGGTTTCTTTAGTGTTAGGTGCAGTCTCGTTTCTCTGTTTCTGGATGTCTGCTCGCACTGAGGACGAATACAACATCCGCAAATTCGGCGACGCGTACAAAGAATACAGCCGTAGAGTGCCGCTGTGGAATGTCTTCAAAGGATTGAGAAACGCTTAA
- a CDS encoding helix-turn-helix transcriptional regulator gives MRTRIKEFRARYDLTQEELANRVGVRRETIVFLEKGKYNPSLKLAHNIATVLQTTIEELFIFEGDE, from the coding sequence ATGAGAACGAGGATAAAGGAATTCCGGGCCCGGTACGATTTAACCCAGGAGGAGCTTGCAAACCGGGTGGGCGTCCGACGGGAGACTATTGTCTTTCTGGAGAAGGGAAAGTACAACCCTTCGCTCAAGCTGGCTCATAATATCGCAACGGTGCTGCAAACGACCATTGAGGAGTTGTTCATTTTCGAGGGAGATGAGTGA
- a CDS encoding DUF2178 domain-containing protein, translating into MNIKQFRLCKMFIGIVIGIVTSWSVAEGEFFVPIAVVAIGLVLMQLCKSRVTEVMEDELIHRLNEKASYMTLRVSLLPMAVLGAVFIALSKSGSPVLKEIGLTLAFLVCALLILHLSFYSYYGRKGVE; encoded by the coding sequence ATGAATATAAAACAATTCAGGCTGTGCAAAATGTTTATAGGCATAGTAATAGGAATTGTGACTAGCTGGTCCGTAGCCGAGGGTGAGTTCTTCGTGCCGATAGCTGTAGTGGCTATTGGGTTGGTCCTGATGCAGCTCTGCAAGAGCAGGGTTACCGAGGTGATGGAGGATGAGTTGATCCATCGGCTAAATGAAAAGGCGTCCTATATGACGTTGCGGGTCTCGCTCTTGCCAATGGCAGTACTTGGTGCCGTGTTCATCGCACTGAGTAAAAGTGGCTCGCCGGTTTTAAAAGAAATCGGCCTTACACTGGCGTTCTTGGTGTGCGCGTTGCTCATCTTGCATCTTAGCTTTTACTCGTACTACGGGAGGAAAGGCGTGGAGTAG
- a CDS encoding GNAT family N-acetyltransferase has protein sequence MHQGIDNQSLLDRLRIRRMRRDEVKFAIDLAAGEGWNPGIHDGACFYATDPNGFFVAELDGEFVGCISAVSYGDSFGFVGLFIVKPEYRGMGIGAWLGKKGLAYLADHNIGLDGVVERQPNYQRYGFHTAYRNLRYEGVGGGGSMPDGVVTIAEVRFEDLLEYDAQMFPVPRPQFLSCWIDQPEGVALAVVEDDGLAGYGVIRKCRIGYKIGPLFANNTQIAETLFVALRSTVPGEPIFLDTPEVNPAAIDLAERHHMNVMSETVRMYSKEAPALPLNCVFGVTSFELG, from the coding sequence ATGCACCAGGGAATTGATAACCAATCGCTACTCGACAGACTTCGAATTCGCCGAATGAGAAGGGATGAGGTCAAGTTTGCTATCGATTTAGCGGCAGGAGAGGGCTGGAATCCGGGCATTCATGATGGCGCGTGCTTCTATGCTACGGATCCGAACGGGTTCTTCGTTGCCGAGCTGGATGGCGAGTTCGTGGGGTGTATTTCGGCTGTATCCTACGGTGATTCATTCGGATTCGTGGGCTTGTTCATCGTTAAACCTGAATACCGTGGCATGGGGATTGGCGCTTGGTTAGGGAAGAAAGGGCTGGCATACCTGGCGGACCACAACATTGGTTTGGACGGTGTGGTGGAGCGGCAACCGAACTATCAAAGATATGGCTTCCATACGGCGTACCGCAACTTACGCTATGAGGGTGTAGGCGGCGGTGGGAGCATGCCGGACGGTGTCGTAACGATAGCCGAGGTGCGATTCGAAGATCTGCTCGAATATGACGCTCAAATGTTTCCCGTGCCGAGACCGCAGTTTCTCAGCTGCTGGATCGACCAGCCAGAGGGTGTAGCATTGGCGGTAGTAGAGGACGACGGTCTGGCGGGCTACGGAGTTATCCGCAAGTGCCGGATTGGATACAAAATCGGGCCGCTCTTCGCAAACAATACGCAGATCGCAGAGACTCTTTTTGTTGCGCTACGGAGCACCGTGCCCGGTGAACCGATCTTTCTGGACACACCAGAAGTCAACCCGGCGGCGATAGATTTGGCAGAACGGCATCATATGAACGTGATGTCCGAGACTGTGCGCATGTACTCCAAAGAGGCGCCGGCTTTACCGTTGAACTGCGTCTTTGGCGTGACCTCGTTCGAGCTGGGCTAA